The Fluviicola sp. genome contains a region encoding:
- a CDS encoding thymidine kinase: MFLEQIPSEARQNGWIEVICGSMFSGKTEELIRRLKRVEFAQQKLLLFKPAIDNRYHEEQVVSHKGSSLEAIPVKSSAEILKHWKKERIVAIDEAQFFDNGLVDVCTDLAKHGVRVIIAGLDMDYLGRPFGPMPALLCMAEYVTKVHAICVSCGNLAQYSHRTTKDEGQVLVGAVEKYEPLCRSCYNKIEH, translated from the coding sequence ATGTTTTTAGAGCAAATTCCTTCTGAAGCGAGACAAAACGGATGGATTGAAGTGATCTGCGGATCGATGTTTTCCGGAAAAACCGAAGAATTGATACGCCGTTTGAAACGGGTGGAATTTGCACAGCAAAAACTCTTGCTTTTCAAGCCTGCGATCGATAACCGTTACCACGAGGAACAAGTGGTCAGTCACAAAGGTTCTTCCCTGGAAGCAATACCGGTAAAAAGCTCAGCCGAAATCCTCAAACACTGGAAAAAGGAACGCATTGTTGCTATTGATGAAGCCCAGTTTTTTGACAACGGATTGGTGGATGTTTGTACCGACCTGGCCAAACACGGAGTCCGGGTAATCATTGCCGGCCTCGACATGGATTATTTGGGAAGACCTTTCGGCCCGATGCCAGCGCTGCTTTGCATGGCAGAATATGTCACAAAAGTGCATGCGATTTGCGTTTCATGTGGTAACTTAGCACAATACTCCCATCGGACAACCAAGGACGAAGGACAGGTATTGGTCGGAGCAGTTGAAAAGTACGAACCGC
- a CDS encoding M28 family peptidase: MHKFLSLLVFIPLFGLGQVEQGRLTVEKLCSPAFHGRGYVNGGDSLAANFIAGEFEKMGCKFFKNTPYQPFQFNVNTFPNRMTCSVNGKALVPGKEFVVDPACPSYFTDSLKVYKITLAELFNGKKLKNKISEAAMSGSKMGIGFAFRFSDWKGDTLKIAKDLAKTLGQSMPVIELVDTKFTWSVSQEQSRFALLQVQSGALDASSDHWIFQIKADAKMIDHTARNVIAYVPARKKSKKYFVFSAHYDHLGRMGQETYFPGGNDNASGTALLLEMARYYVKNPAEVNMVFMAFAGEEVGLLGSQYYTEHPVFPLKDIQFLFNLDIMGSGEEGATVVNATLFPEQFDALKSINDKQQFLPKIGSRGQAANSDHYFFTLKGVPAFFMYTMGPNKHYHDVYDTYEELSFSKFNNIYQLLIDFGKVVAWKR; the protein is encoded by the coding sequence ATGCATAAATTCCTTTCGCTCCTGGTTTTCATACCACTGTTCGGGCTCGGACAGGTAGAACAAGGCCGCCTGACGGTCGAAAAATTGTGTTCACCGGCTTTTCACGGTCGTGGTTACGTAAACGGAGGAGATTCTCTTGCTGCCAACTTCATTGCGGGGGAATTCGAAAAGATGGGATGTAAGTTCTTTAAAAATACACCTTACCAGCCCTTCCAATTCAACGTAAATACCTTTCCGAACAGGATGACTTGTTCCGTAAACGGGAAAGCGCTTGTTCCCGGAAAAGAATTTGTGGTCGATCCGGCTTGCCCGTCCTATTTTACCGACAGCTTAAAGGTTTACAAGATTACCCTTGCTGAATTGTTCAACGGGAAAAAACTGAAGAATAAGATCAGTGAAGCCGCAATGAGTGGTTCCAAAATGGGAATCGGGTTTGCTTTCCGTTTTAGTGACTGGAAAGGTGATACCCTGAAAATAGCCAAAGACCTGGCGAAGACTTTGGGTCAATCAATGCCGGTTATTGAACTGGTAGATACGAAATTTACCTGGAGTGTGAGCCAGGAACAAAGCCGGTTTGCTTTGCTCCAGGTACAATCAGGCGCATTGGATGCTTCTTCGGATCACTGGATTTTCCAAATCAAAGCAGACGCGAAAATGATAGATCACACGGCGCGAAATGTGATCGCTTATGTTCCGGCCAGGAAGAAATCGAAAAAGTATTTTGTGTTCAGTGCACATTACGATCACCTGGGCCGGATGGGACAGGAAACTTATTTCCCCGGAGGAAATGACAACGCTTCGGGTACGGCGCTTTTACTGGAAATGGCCCGTTATTATGTAAAAAATCCGGCAGAAGTAAATATGGTATTTATGGCATTTGCCGGTGAGGAAGTTGGTTTGCTGGGAAGCCAATACTACACCGAACACCCGGTTTTCCCGCTGAAAGATATCCAGTTCCTGTTCAATCTCGATATCATGGGAAGCGGTGAAGAAGGAGCAACGGTTGTCAATGCCACCTTATTCCCGGAACAGTTTGATGCTTTGAAATCCATTAACGACAAACAGCAATTCCTGCCGAAAATCGGATCGAGAGGCCAGGCCGCCAATTCCGATCATTATTTCTTTACCCTAAAAGGAGTGCCGGCTTTCTTCATGTACACCATGGGGCCGAACAAGCATTACCACGATGTGTATGATACTTACGAAGAATTGAGCTTCAGTAAGTTCAATAACATTTACCAGCTTCTGATCGATTTCGGGAAAGTCGTGGCCTGGAAGCGATAA
- a CDS encoding DUF4157 domain-containing protein, with product MNINADKAQENKNETDSTEKSQLSSGGKWSVQFTDNRPEAGIQRNVTEMMGSSSRSKQIAQLQQMADKHATQPAFSEPLKPNETGLPDELKSGIEHLSGYSMDDVKVHYHSDKPAQLQAYAFAQGTDIHVASGQEEHLPHEAWHVVQQKQGRVKSTLQMKGGIAVNDDAELEQEATEMGAKAAQLKPLDNWETRMNLNPSQQVFSDNNPLQAKFNRLSEARIEKIQKARKEDGEEVEGDFLEGLYEKNVSTVNDSGNPNLYYKVISVTKAVMNRVVDPRSKDTLATNMIPLFANIKSEKWAKDRDKLLQDDLELWDINENGPYTVKQVADAQQSLIGKGTAAADKFKNDVIGSLLTGGVIEEESGEYGAIEFRFAHESGDMYVLESVEEDMREVLASIDPKNKHPKMRVIGESSSALQRYKHCYLAAKLPYPDLRIGQYYLFIEDSVENRFIKALLDFHTSQGIQDRSSKLTAGKAGNPVKKLPDAPLADNKTRFKSYQASAKRGSRDAGQKAVMNNYSAEEYVRVFNAKEANDKSWEWLHIQGARLGGANIPQNLVAGTSEANSHMIPYERAIHQLSKFSGPQLPINITWTASLIKDGDGLNTHISDSITISVEMDEMPDMQDENNLEDLLGIFPITFNPIEGAQFTKFDRDTVKTRSE from the coding sequence ATGAACATTAACGCTGATAAGGCACAGGAAAACAAAAACGAAACAGACTCAACTGAAAAATCTCAGCTAAGCAGTGGCGGAAAATGGTCAGTCCAATTTACAGATAACCGGCCGGAAGCAGGTATTCAGCGAAACGTGACGGAAATGATGGGTTCCAGTTCAAGGAGTAAACAAATTGCCCAGCTGCAACAAATGGCAGACAAGCATGCCACACAACCCGCATTTTCAGAACCCCTAAAACCAAATGAAACAGGTTTACCTGATGAATTAAAGTCTGGTATTGAACATCTTTCTGGTTATTCCATGGATGATGTAAAAGTACATTACCATTCGGATAAACCGGCCCAACTTCAAGCATACGCATTTGCGCAAGGAACAGATATCCACGTAGCTTCCGGACAGGAAGAACACTTGCCCCACGAAGCATGGCATGTAGTACAGCAGAAACAAGGCAGAGTGAAATCCACCTTGCAAATGAAAGGAGGAATCGCTGTAAATGATGATGCGGAGCTGGAACAAGAAGCAACTGAAATGGGTGCTAAAGCTGCACAGCTAAAACCATTAGACAATTGGGAGACAAGAATGAATCTTAATCCTAGTCAACAAGTATTTTCAGACAACAACCCCTTACAGGCGAAATTCAACCGCTTGAGCGAGGCAAGAATAGAAAAGATCCAAAAGGCAAGAAAGGAGGATGGAGAAGAAGTTGAGGGGGACTTCCTGGAAGGTCTTTATGAAAAAAACGTTTCAACAGTAAACGATTCGGGGAATCCTAACCTGTATTACAAAGTGATATCTGTAACAAAAGCTGTTATGAACAGAGTGGTAGATCCCAGGTCAAAAGACACATTAGCCACAAACATGATACCGCTTTTTGCAAATATTAAGAGCGAGAAGTGGGCTAAGGACAGGGATAAATTGCTCCAGGATGACTTGGAGTTATGGGACATTAATGAAAACGGACCATATACCGTTAAACAAGTTGCGGATGCACAACAATCGCTTATAGGGAAAGGAACTGCCGCAGCAGATAAATTTAAAAACGATGTCATCGGGTCATTACTTACCGGAGGAGTAATTGAGGAAGAATCCGGTGAATACGGAGCAATCGAATTCCGATTTGCGCATGAATCGGGAGACATGTATGTGCTGGAATCCGTTGAAGAAGACATGAGAGAAGTTTTAGCAAGTATCGATCCGAAGAACAAACATCCGAAAATGAGGGTGATTGGTGAATCCAGTAGTGCGTTACAGCGCTACAAACATTGCTACCTTGCGGCCAAACTTCCTTACCCGGATTTAAGAATCGGACAGTATTATTTATTTATTGAAGATTCTGTGGAGAACAGATTTATTAAAGCTCTTCTCGATTTTCACACATCGCAAGGCATTCAGGACCGTAGCTCCAAACTGACCGCCGGGAAAGCAGGTAACCCGGTAAAAAAACTACCGGATGCTCCTTTGGCTGATAACAAGACCCGGTTTAAGTCTTATCAGGCTTCTGCGAAAAGAGGAAGCAGGGATGCGGGCCAAAAAGCGGTCATGAACAATTATTCAGCTGAAGAATACGTTCGGGTTTTTAATGCGAAAGAGGCAAATGATAAGAGTTGGGAATGGCTGCACATTCAAGGAGCGCGATTAGGCGGAGCAAATATTCCACAGAATTTGGTTGCCGGAACAAGTGAGGCGAACTCTCATATGATCCCTTACGAAAGAGCCATTCATCAACTCAGTAAATTTTCGGGCCCACAACTACCTATAAATATCACCTGGACTGCAAGTCTGATCAAAGACGGGGACGGACTTAACACCCATATTTCCGATTCCATAACAATCAGTGTGGAAATGGATGAAATGCCAGATATGCAAGATGAGAACAACCTGGAGGACCTGCTGGGTATTTTCCCGATCACATTCAACCCGATTGAAGGTGCACAATTTACCAAATTCGACCGGGACACTGTAAAAACAAGATCAGAATAA